Proteins co-encoded in one Grus americana isolate bGruAme1 chromosome 12, bGruAme1.mat, whole genome shotgun sequence genomic window:
- the LOC129211781 gene encoding G-protein coupled receptor 83-like codes for MQPGRAHGQRWSFASRAMSRHTWFPLQYISKPFWRAENRNATNFFSALYGFPNQSFFHTDLDLEDLGDFGSGTKYEGESQSRTVKALLIVAYSVIICISLFGNILVCHVVIKNKRMHSATSLFIVNLAVADVMITILNTPFTLVRFVSSTWVFGKLMCHISRFVQYCSVHVSVLTLAAIALDRHQVIMHPLKPRMSMVKGGICIIIIWVMASCFSLPHAIYQTLTRFYIGNRTIRMVCLPSFPPPADLFWKYLDLTTFVLLYVLPLLVISITYTMVAKKLWLRNAIGDLTMEQYYAHQRKKKMTLKMLMVVVIVFAVCWFPLNCYVVLISCRAIHSSNALYFAFHWFAMSSTCYNPFIYCWLNESFRSELKSLLCACRRRSAAQGHALQDISPPFRHAWVENCHYKRGNACQKARASSQRNSAKTDISSVQPIVAES; via the exons ATGCAGCCTGGCCGGGCACACGGACAGCGCTGGAGCTTTGCTTCCCGAGCCATGAGCAGGCACACGTGGTTCCCTTTGCAGTACATCTCCAAGCCCTTCTGGAGAGCGGAGAATCGCAACGCGACCAACTTCTTCTCTGCGCTGTACGGCTTCCCTAACCAATCCTTCTTCCACACTGATTTGGACCTTGAGGACCTGGGGGACTTTGGCAGCGGGACCAAGTATGAGGGTGAGTCCCAGAGCCGGACGGTGAAGGCGCTGCTGATAGTAGCCTACTCCGTGATCATCTGCATCTCTCTCTTCGGCAACATCCTGGTGTGCCACGTGGTGATCAAGAACAAAAGGATGCACTCTGCCACCAGCCTCTTCATCGTCAACCTGGCCGTTGCCGACGTGATGATCACCATTCTGAACACCCCCTTCACGCTG GTGCGGTTTGTAAGCAGTACCTGGGTTTTTGGAAAGCTGATGTGTCACATCAGCCGGTTTGTTCAGTACTGCTCCGTGCATGTGTCTGTGCTGACCCTTGCTGCCATCGCTCTGGATCGGCATCAG GTTATCATGCACCCCCTCAAGCCGCGCATGTCCATGGTGAAAGGAGGGATTTGCATCATTATCATCTGGGTCATGGCCAGCTGCTTCTCACTGCCTCATGCCATTTATCAGACTTTGACAAGATTTTATATCGG AAACAGAACGATACGAATGGTTTGTCTCCCcagcttccctcctcctgctgatCTTTTCTGGAAGTATTTGGACTTGACTACTTTTGTTCTCTTATATGTCCTGCCCTTGCTTGTGATCTCCATCACGTATACCATGGTGGCCAAGAAGCTCTGGCTGAGAAATGCCATCGGGGACCTCACCATGGAGCAATACTACGCCCATCAACGGAAAAAGAAGATGACGTTGAAGATGCTGATGGTGGTGGTGATCGTGTTTGCAGTATGCTGGTTCCCGCTGAACTGCTACGTGGTGTTGATCTCCTGTAGGGCCATCCACAGTAGCAACGCTCTGTACTTTGCTTTTCACTGGTTTGCCATGAGCAGCACTTGCTACAACCCCTTCATTTACTGTTGGCTGAATGAGAGCTTTAGATCTGAGTTGAAGTCCTTGCTGTGCGCGTGCCGGCGAAGGAGTGCAGCCCAGGGTCACGCTCTGCAGGACATCTCCCCCCCTTTCAGGCACGCCTGGGTTGAGAACTGCCATTATAAAAGAGGCAACGCCTGCCAGAAGGCCAGGGCATCCTCCCAGAGGAACTCTGCAAAGACAGACATATCCAGCGTTCAGCCAATTGTGGCAGAAAGCTAA